A region of Marasmius oreades isolate 03SP1 chromosome 9, whole genome shotgun sequence DNA encodes the following proteins:
- a CDS encoding uncharacterized protein (BUSCO:EOG09263HED) has protein sequence MGLDSEVASSTISAEPASSTPLKSSKSKHFSAKRWKHFVAGGLGGMCGAIVTSPFDVVKTRLQSSLFLEKHSAVRIVGNGNATIVRSVGGAGGLLWNFVETGHILRSIYRDESPRALFKGLGPTLVGVVPARSINFFTYGNGKQIIAHRFNHGQENTYVHLSAAAIAGVATGTATNPIWVVKTRLQLASVVKGIDADVVGANGGKYSTSWLMIKKIMREEGMRGFYKGLSASYLGVAEGTIQWVLYEKLKRLSAGREGEGGLQEWFGMLGSAGTAKCVATVITYPHEVIRTRLRQPRVDGILKYTGLMQTLRLVIAEEGAKSLYGGLSAHLMRVVPNAGVMYAIYEGILRWNT, from the exons ATGGGTCTTGACTCTGAGGTCGCTTCCTCTACAATCTCTGCTGAGCCCGCCTCATCAACACCCTTAAAATCATCAAAAAGCAAACATTTCTCGGCAAAGCGATGGAAGCACTTCGTAGCTGGAGG GCTTGGTGGAATGTGTGGTGCAATCGTCACCAGTCCATTCGACGTTGTTAAAACCCGGCTTCAGTCCAGTCTATTTCTCGAAAAACACTCTGCTGTCAGAATAGTCGGAAACGGCAATGCAACGATAGTCCGTTCAGTAGGAGGAGCGGGTGGTCTGTTGTGGAACTTTGTAGAGACTGGACACATTCTACG CTCTATATACCGAGACGAATCCCCGCGCGCTCTGTTCAAGGGCCTGGGCCCGACTCTTGTCGGCGTAGTTCCCGCAAGGTCTATCAATTTCTTCACATATGGCAATGGAAAACAAATCATAGCCCATCGATTCAATCACGGTCAAGAAAACACATATGTTCATCTCTCTGCTGCAGCAATCGCAGGCGTTGCTACTGGCACTGCTACAAATCCCATATGGGTCGTCAAAACACGTCTCCAACTAGCCTCAGTCGTCAAAGGCATCGATGCCGATGTTGTAGGCGCCAACGGCGGAAAGTACAGCACGAGCTGGCTAATGATCAAGAAGATCATGCGCGAAGAAGGCATGCGAGGATTTTACAAAGGCTTGAGCGCAAGTTATTTGGGTGTCGCAGAAGGAACGATTCAGTGGGTTTTGTacgagaagttgaagaggCTATCGGCGGGAAGGGAAGGTGAGGGAGGGCTTCAGGAGTGGTTTGGCATGCTGGGTAGTGCCGGCACCGCCAAATGTGTTGCGACAGTTATTACATATCCCCACGAG GTCATTAGAACGCGACTTCGGCAGCCGAGAGTGGACGGTATTTTGAAATACACCGGTCTTATGCAAACGTTGCGCTTAGTTATCGCGGAAGAGGGTGCAAAGTCATTATATGGCGGCCTGAGTGCACATCTGATGCGTGTCGTGCCAAACGCCGGTGTGATGTATGCGATATACGAAGGAATACTGCGATGGAATACATAA
- a CDS encoding uncharacterized protein (BUSCO:EOG09260KUC) — MYRSATKVVSRQRPLHRQHIQTTLLASQSLRRRYLSPSSTQSFRHVHVRALSYSSIPRFLARAFRVPIAGATVGAGGLGYANYKFDEFRKKSQDWMNTVQDTATELFGSASDGIKSVKDFVSEIHLPTVETPQFFKDLLTGSDSGKDGFSSSSSSSGSSNNNNHPSMPPAVGVAAAVASTLEDQQPFGDDNNDLMMLTKKLIEIRSMLLSIDQSDALKLPSIVVIGSQSSGKSSVLEAIIGHEFLPKGNNMVTRRPIELTLIHTPPTSTNPHPLEYGVFPALGLGKITSFSTIQRTLTDLNLAVPQSEAVSDDPIQLQIYSPHVPDLTLIDLPGYVQLSSLDQPEELKAKISGLCEKYIKEPNIILAVCAADVDLANSPALRASRRVDPLGLRTIGVITKMDLVEPERGREILQGDRYPLHLGYVGVVAKGGKDSEDFFVKHRSIFRNEAPPGILTKEESGKKDKKEKEKRVLIGTPTLLSLLKHVLSLSMSSSLHTITNAVQLELESAQYQFKVLYNDTRLTPESYLAETLDQLKARIREARKEVFNRAEVRERVRGLMEERVMDVMEGVYWGDPKGVQELTRGAVEGWRLSSSPSSSNSDGSSSSSSRDAAPDDAMQNRFRHLLESASSLLTKSGVGRATTLLVADALREVIDSSHSTPTNSLLTYEPWIHHPKARDLIVEFANSILRERVGVAADMVENSVKPFKYVDEVEEELLEAEGVIDPRKKNRQQPGGGWFGITSSPSSTSSGGSGQWDRARIRSVELLGREKAMCETKLAEIRRKVGGSRRLNALVGYVQELEEKQRTNKPLEEERKDSIDYRFTPAQILDARHAILYNDRIDVLNLRLMALKSKRCRQLTGTQNDVLCPEAFLNVVADKLAYTSSMFLNIELLDQFFYQFPREVDARLLYDLDQKEIEEFARENPAVKKHLELQERKDKLEEVMKQLNSLSTLRQPSTDSQSSSGRRSRGLFRSLI; from the exons ATGTATCGCTCAGCGACCAAGGTTGTCTCACGACAGCGACCTCTCCATCGACAGCATATTCAAACTACACTCCTTGCTTCGCAATCTCTTCGTCGACGCTACCTTAGTCCTTCCTCCACACAGTCATTCCGTCATGTTCACGTTCGCGCTTTATCATATAGCTCAATACCTCGCTTTCTCGCTCGTGCGTTTCGCGTTCCGATAGCAGGTGCAACAGTGGGTGCAGGCGGCTTGGGATATGCAAATTACAAATTTGATG AGTTTCGTAAAAAGTCTCAAGATTGGATGAACACTGTTCAGGACAcagctacagagctttttGGTTCCGCCTCGGATGGAATCAAGTCCGTCAAGGACTTTGTTTCTGAAATTCACTTACCGACTGTCGAAACCCCTCAGTTTTTCAAAGATTTATTGACTGGCTCTGATTCCGGAAAAGATGGTttttcgtcgtcatcgtcgtcttcgGGCTCAAGTAACAATAATAACCACCCGTCTATGCCGCCTGCTGTTGGAGTTGCCGCTGCTGTTGCCTCCACGCTTGAGGATCAACAGCCATTTGGTGACGACAATAACGACCTTATGATGCTTACCAAAAAGCTCATTGAAATACGGAGTATGCTTCTCAGCATCGACCAAAGTGATGCTCTCAAGTTGCCGAGTATTGTCGTGATCGGCAGTCAAAGTTCTGGCAAGAGTTCCGTACTCGAAGCGATTATCGGTCATGAATTTTTACCCAA AGGTAACAATATGGTGACTCGCCGCCCCATCGAGCTCACTCTCATACACACACCCCCGACGTCCACGAATCCACACCCGCTAGAATATGGCGTTTTCCCCGCTTTGGGTCTCGGGAAAATCACTTCTTTCTCTACCATCCAACGCACCCTCACCGATCTCAACCTTGCCGTTCCCCAGTCCGAGGCAGTTTCTGACGACCCTATTCAACTCCAAATCTACTCGCCGCACGTACCAGACCTTACCCTCATTGATTTGCCTGGATATGTCCAACTGTCCTCCTTGGATCAGCCTGAAGAGCTCAAAGCAAAGATTTCTGGTTTGTGCGAGAAGTACATTAAGGAGCCTAATATTATCCTTGCCGTCTGTGCAGCAGATGTCGATTTGGCCAATTCGCCTGCCCTGCGTGCAAGTAGACGTGTGGATCCTTTAGGTCTCCGAACGATCGGGGTAATTACCAAGATGGACCTGGTTGAACCTGAGAGAGGAAGGGAAATATTACAAGGAGACCGATACCCATTACACTTGGGATATGTAGGGGTCGTCGCGAAAGGAGGGAAGGATTCTGAAGATTTTTTTGTGAAACATAGATCGATATTCAGGAATGAGGCGCCTCCGGGGATCTTGACAAAGGAGGAAAGTGGGAAGAAGgataagaaagagaaggagaagcggGTTCTTATCGGCACACCTAcacttctttctctcttAAAACACGTCCTATCGTTGTCAATGTCTTCATCGCTCCACACCATCACTAATGCTGTCCAACTTGAGCTCGAGTCGGCGCAGTATCAGTTCAAGGTGCTTTACAACGATACTAGACTCACTCCGGAGTCTTACCTTGCGGAAACCCTTGATCAGCTCAAAGCGAGGATACGGGAAGCACGAAAGGAAGTCTTCAATCGAGCGGAAGTTCGAGAACGCGTGCGAGGGTTAATGGAAGAGAGGGTGATGGACGTGATGGAGGGCGTGTATTGGGGGGATCCCAAGGGCGTCCAGGAGTTGACAAGAGGTGCCGTGGAAGGGTGGCGGTTGTCTTCATCGCCGTCCAGTTCGAACTCGGACGGCAGCAGTAGTTCCTCCAGCCGTGACGCTGCCCCAGATGACGCGATGCAAAATCGTTTCCGGCATCTGCTTGAATCTGCATCCTCGCTCTTGACGAAATCGGGAGTTGGTAGAGCCACAACCTTGTTGGTTGCTGATGCCCTGAGGGAAGTTATCGATTCCTCTCATTCAACTCCAACGAATTCTTTGTTGACGTACGAGCCGTGGATACATCACCCGAAAGCACGCGACCTTATAGTCGAGTTTGCGAACAGTATTCTGCGAGAACGCGTTGGCGTTGCGGCGGATATGGTTGAAAACAGCGTGAAGCCGTTCAAGTACGTTGACGAagtcgaggaagaattgctGGAAGCAGAGGGGGTAATTGATCCTCGTAAGAAGAACCGCCAACAGCCGGGTGGTGGTTGGTTCGGGATCACCTCCTCCCCGTCTTCCACATCGTCAGGAGGTTCTGGGCAATGGGATCGAGCGCGGATAAGATCCGTAGAACTTCTTGGAAGGGAGAAGGCTATGTGTGAGACAAAGTTGGCTGAGATTCGGAGAAAGGTTGGAGGCAGTCGGCGATTGAACGCGCTGGTCGGATACGTCCAGGAGCTGGAAGAAAAGCAACGGACGAATAAACCTctggaagaagagagaaaaGACTCAATCGATTATCGTTTTACCCCTGCTCAAATTCTGGATGCCAGGCACGCAATATTGTACAACGATCGCATTGATGTTTTGAATCTGCGACTAATGGCTTTGAAGTCAAAACGTTGTCGACAGCTTACTGGGACACAGAACGATGTACTTTGTCCAGAAGCCTTCCTCAATGTGGTAGCTGACAAACTGGCGTATACGAGCTCAATGTTCTTAAATATCGAGCTTTTGGATCAGTTCTTCTATCAATTCCCTCGTGAAGTCGACGCGCGACTGCTGTATGATTTGGACCAGAAAGAGATTGAAGAGTTCGCGAGGGAAAATCCGGCCGTTAAGAAACACCTCGAGCTACAGGAGCGAAAGGATAAGCTCGAGGAG GTTATGAAACAGCTGAATAGTCTGTCTACCCTCCGCCAGCCCTCTACAGATTCTCAGTCATCGAGTGGGAGGAGAAGTAGGGGTTTGTTCCGTAGTTTGATTTGA